One window from the genome of Haladaptatus paucihalophilus DX253 encodes:
- the tuf gene encoding translation elongation factor EF-1 subunit alpha — MSDKPHQNLAVIGHVDHGKSTMVGRLLFETGSVPEHVIEQHREEAEEKGKGGFEFAYVMDNLAEERERGVTIDIAHQEFDTDEYYFTIVDCPGHRDFVKNMITGASQADNAVLVVAADDGVAPQTQEHVFLSKTLGINELIIAVNKMDVVDYSEDKYEAVKDEVSKLLKQVNFKSDDATFVPTSAFEGDNVSEQSDNTPWYDGPTLLEALNDLEAPEPPTDADLRLPIQDVYTISGIGTVPVGRVETGTLNVGDNVSFQPSDVGGEVKTVEMHHEEVPKAEPGDNVGFNVRGIGKDDIRRGDVCGPADNPPKVADTFTARIVVMQHPSVITAGYTPVFHAHTAQVACTIESIDAKINPSTGEVAEENPDFIKSGDAAKVTVRPQKPLSIEPAGEIPELGSFAIRDMGQTVAAGQVLEVNEK; from the coding sequence ATGAGCGACAAACCACACCAGAACTTGGCCGTTATCGGCCACGTCGACCACGGTAAGAGTACGATGGTCGGGCGACTCCTCTTCGAGACAGGGAGCGTCCCGGAGCACGTTATCGAACAGCACCGCGAAGAAGCGGAAGAGAAGGGTAAGGGCGGCTTCGAGTTCGCCTACGTGATGGACAACCTCGCAGAGGAGCGAGAGCGTGGTGTAACCATCGACATCGCCCACCAGGAATTCGACACCGACGAGTACTACTTCACCATCGTCGACTGTCCGGGCCACCGTGACTTCGTGAAGAATATGATCACGGGCGCATCGCAGGCAGACAACGCGGTCCTCGTCGTCGCCGCAGACGACGGTGTCGCGCCCCAGACCCAGGAGCACGTCTTCCTCTCGAAGACGCTCGGTATCAACGAACTCATCATCGCGGTCAACAAGATGGACGTCGTTGATTACAGCGAGGACAAGTACGAAGCAGTCAAGGACGAAGTTTCCAAGCTCCTGAAGCAGGTCAACTTCAAGTCCGACGACGCGACGTTCGTCCCCACCTCGGCGTTCGAGGGCGACAACGTTTCCGAGCAATCGGACAACACGCCGTGGTACGACGGCCCGACGCTGCTCGAGGCCCTCAACGACCTCGAAGCACCCGAGCCACCGACGGACGCGGACCTCCGTCTCCCCATCCAGGACGTGTACACTATCTCCGGTATCGGTACGGTTCCGGTCGGACGTGTCGAGACCGGTACGCTCAACGTGGGCGACAACGTGTCGTTCCAGCCGAGCGACGTCGGCGGCGAAGTGAAGACCGTCGAGATGCACCACGAAGAAGTTCCGAAAGCGGAACCCGGTGACAACGTTGGTTTCAACGTCCGCGGCATCGGCAAGGACGACATCCGTCGCGGTGACGTGTGTGGCCCGGCCGACAACCCGCCGAAAGTGGCCGACACGTTCACGGCCCGCATCGTCGTGATGCAGCACCCGAGCGTCATCACGGCCGGTTACACGCCGGTCTTCCACGCCCACACGGCGCAGGTCGCGTGTACCATCGAGTCCATCGACGCGAAGATCAACCCGTCCACCGGTGAAGTCGCCGAGGAGAACCCGGACTTCATCAAGTCCGGCGATGCGGCAAAGGTCACGGTCCGACCGCAGAAGCCACTCAGCATCGAACCGGCAGGCGAAATCCCGGAACTCGGTTCCTTCGCTATCCGTGACATGGGCCAGACCGTCGCGGCCGGTCAAGTCCTCGAAGTCAACGAGAAGTAA
- a CDS encoding formate dehydrogenase accessory protein FdhE — translation MSVPDCPVCGAPVLLVVTRGPDTHECRPCGCSVGLETARDFFER, via the coding sequence GTGTCGGTCCCCGACTGTCCCGTCTGTGGCGCGCCCGTTCTGCTGGTCGTGACGCGCGGGCCGGACACCCACGAGTGTCGGCCCTGTGGCTGTTCGGTCGGGTTGGAAACCGCGCGTGATTTCTTCGAGCGGTGA
- the rpsJ gene encoding 30S ribosomal protein S10, with the protein MQQARVRLAGANPSDLDDICDDVREIAEKTGVSLSGPIPLPTKTLEIPTRKSPDGEGTATWEHWEMRVHKRLIDLDADERALRQLMRIQVPNDVSIEIVLED; encoded by the coding sequence ATGCAGCAAGCACGAGTCCGACTCGCAGGAGCCAACCCCTCGGACCTCGACGACATCTGCGACGATGTTCGTGAAATCGCCGAGAAAACCGGCGTCTCCCTGAGCGGTCCGATTCCGCTCCCGACGAAGACGCTGGAGATTCCGACGCGCAAGTCGCCCGACGGAGAGGGCACTGCGACGTGGGAACACTGGGAGATGCGCGTCCACAAGCGCCTCATCGACCTCGACGCCGATGAACGCGCGCTTCGACAGCTGATGCGCATCCAGGTTCCGAACGACGTAAGCATCGAAATCGTCCTCGAAGACTAA
- a CDS encoding HalOD1 output domain-containing protein: MEHTPYRVQDGERPSTAVVNAIADYEDASPDDIGPRLYDVIDPDALDSLFRPRVDGAARDGGKAVFRYRDYEITYESDGWIHITDDANPPADASGTAPADE; this comes from the coding sequence ATGGAACATACTCCCTACCGTGTGCAGGACGGTGAGCGTCCCAGTACCGCCGTCGTCAATGCGATTGCGGACTACGAAGATGCCTCCCCGGATGATATCGGACCGCGCCTGTACGACGTTATCGACCCCGACGCGCTGGATTCGCTGTTCCGACCGCGGGTCGACGGCGCAGCCAGGGACGGGGGCAAAGCGGTGTTCCGCTATCGCGACTACGAAATTACGTACGAGAGCGACGGATGGATCCACATCACCGATGACGCGAACCCCCCGGCCGACGCGTCCGGAACTGCACCCGCAGACGAGTGA
- a CDS encoding rhomboid family intramembrane serine protease: MRLSRSPTIQTLVAFAVVFVLQTVVGFIRPFWAVSLFALAPPVSVHPWTLPLSVYSHANFGHLFSNAVALVLAGLIVERVTTTARFHAFFITVGMLSGLVQVWVGGLFSPTAPAVLGASGAVLGLYGYLLAGNPVSDAVFGRLRLSRRAQAVIVVAFTTLITLMTAAPGVALLAHFTGFAVGLIAGRLHILRVETQATSNDRAVQ, from the coding sequence ATGCGTCTCTCCCGCTCGCCGACGATACAGACGCTCGTCGCCTTCGCCGTCGTGTTCGTCCTCCAAACCGTGGTCGGGTTCATCAGGCCGTTTTGGGCGGTGAGCCTGTTCGCCCTCGCGCCGCCCGTGTCGGTTCACCCGTGGACGCTCCCGTTGAGCGTGTACTCCCACGCCAACTTCGGGCACCTGTTCTCCAACGCCGTTGCACTGGTGCTCGCCGGACTCATCGTCGAGCGGGTGACGACGACGGCACGCTTCCACGCCTTCTTCATCACGGTCGGGATGCTCTCCGGCCTCGTGCAGGTGTGGGTCGGCGGCCTGTTCTCCCCGACCGCCCCCGCCGTCCTCGGAGCCAGCGGCGCGGTCCTCGGCCTGTACGGCTACCTCCTCGCCGGAAACCCGGTCTCGGACGCCGTGTTCGGACGGCTTCGCCTCTCGCGCCGCGCACAGGCCGTCATCGTCGTCGCGTTCACCACCCTCATCACCCTGATGACGGCCGCGCCCGGCGTGGCGCTCCTCGCCCACTTCACCGGCTTCGCCGTCGGCCTAATCGCGGGACGGCTTCACATACTCCGCGTCGAAACACAAGCTACAAGTAACGACCGGGCGGTACAATAA
- a CDS encoding Lrp/AsnC family transcriptional regulator codes for MSHDTLDEVDRGILHLLQQDARNVTTTEIGDAVGVSASTVGNRLRELREKGVIDGYYPQIDYHDAGFPLRVLFICTAPIPDREDLAERALDAPGVVTVREIMAGVENLHVEAVATTRDDVADVARKLDELGVEVVEEVLVKNEHVQPFDHFGGDTVSE; via the coding sequence ATGAGCCACGACACACTCGACGAGGTTGACCGCGGCATCCTTCACCTGCTCCAGCAGGACGCACGCAACGTGACGACGACCGAAATCGGCGACGCCGTGGGCGTCTCCGCCAGCACCGTCGGCAATCGACTCCGAGAACTTCGGGAGAAGGGAGTCATCGACGGTTACTATCCTCAAATCGACTACCACGACGCCGGGTTTCCGCTCCGCGTCCTCTTCATCTGCACCGCGCCGATACCCGACCGCGAGGACCTCGCCGAACGCGCGCTCGACGCGCCGGGCGTGGTCACCGTCAGGGAGATCATGGCCGGTGTCGAAAACCTCCACGTCGAAGCGGTTGCGACGACCCGCGACGACGTGGCCGACGTCGCGCGGAAACTCGACGAACTCGGGGTGGAAGTCGTCGAGGAAGTGCTGGTGAAGAACGAGCACGTGCAACCGTTCGACCACTTCGGTGGCGATACCGTCTCGGAGTGA
- a CDS encoding homoserine dehydrogenase → MKLAVFGAGAVGRSVVELAGEYGHTVTALADSSGAVVDSSGIDVAATLERKASDGTVGDGDPQTALESEYDVLVEATPTTLGDAQPGFGHAREAFARDRDVVLANKGPVAERYDELRALERESEGSLLFEATVGGAIPVLSTITDVGTENVTAVRGVLNGTANFVLSRMATEGLSYEHVLAEAQDLGVAEADPSFDVDGTDAALKCAILANVLFDGGYTLADADVSGIRDLPGSALELAAEDGWTIRLVGEVSPNGVSAAPRLIPENGTLAVSGTRNIVQFETQHAGQLNISGRGAGGDETATAVLADVSRLEREM, encoded by the coding sequence ATGAAACTCGCCGTGTTCGGTGCCGGTGCCGTCGGTCGGTCCGTCGTCGAGCTAGCGGGGGAGTACGGCCACACCGTGACGGCGCTGGCGGACTCGTCGGGTGCGGTCGTGGATTCGAGCGGCATCGACGTGGCCGCGACGCTCGAACGCAAGGCCAGCGACGGGACCGTCGGGGACGGAGACCCGCAAACCGCGCTCGAAAGCGAATACGACGTGCTGGTCGAGGCGACGCCGACGACGCTCGGCGACGCGCAACCCGGATTCGGCCACGCACGCGAGGCGTTCGCGCGCGACCGTGACGTCGTGTTGGCGAACAAGGGGCCGGTCGCGGAACGCTACGACGAGTTGCGCGCGCTCGAACGCGAGAGCGAGGGAAGCCTGCTGTTCGAGGCGACGGTCGGCGGCGCGATTCCCGTCCTCTCGACCATCACCGACGTCGGGACCGAAAACGTCACCGCGGTTCGCGGCGTCCTCAACGGGACGGCCAACTTCGTCCTCTCGCGGATGGCGACCGAGGGGCTGAGCTACGAGCACGTCCTCGCCGAAGCACAGGACCTCGGCGTCGCGGAGGCCGACCCTTCGTTCGACGTGGACGGAACCGACGCCGCGCTGAAATGCGCGATTCTCGCCAACGTGCTGTTCGACGGCGGCTACACGCTCGCGGACGCGGACGTTTCGGGTATCCGTGACCTGCCGGGAAGCGCCCTCGAACTGGCGGCCGAGGACGGGTGGACGATTCGGCTGGTCGGCGAAGTGTCCCCGAACGGCGTCAGCGCCGCGCCGCGGTTGATACCCGAAAACGGGACGCTCGCCGTCTCGGGGACGCGGAACATCGTCCAGTTCGAGACGCAACACGCGGGGCAACTGAACATCAGCGGACGCGGTGCGGGCGGCGACGAAACGGCGACGGCGGTTCTGGCGGATGTGAGTCGCCTCGAACGGGAAATGTGA